In Anoplopoma fimbria isolate UVic2021 breed Golden Eagle Sablefish unplaced genomic scaffold, Afim_UVic_2022 Un_contig_12607_pilon_pilon, whole genome shotgun sequence, a single window of DNA contains:
- the LOC129115832 gene encoding LOW QUALITY PROTEIN: transmembrane protein 121-like (The sequence of the model RefSeq protein was modified relative to this genomic sequence to represent the inferred CDS: inserted 1 base in 1 codon) codes for MVPPPPAANKPHVCLAAALIVTSLALMDAYLVEQNPGPRRIGVWVTVLAGDACFLIVLRYVAVWAGSEVHTTRRGYAMILWFFYIFILEIKVYFVFQNYKSQDATADAEVMDAGVSSRALTLLLSVCMPVVFLTLAAIDHLEYLQPYRRREEIRSRLFWVVVDLLDLVDVQANLWELQRGGLPLWVEALIFFYCYILLLVLPCISLSEISMQGVNIVPHKMMLYPVLSLTTVNVTTLLIXGGNLLVYGDVSVSAIMMGKNVAAIVVKSCSLVQYRKQPGSPPADRRAEMRNNSLVRVQISNTQPAVLPRVVIEDFTTIPEEEEEEEEERDDRCEQTRQDEGSRKPNNPPQ; via the exons ATGGTTCCACCTCCACCGGCCGCTAACAAGCCCCACGTCTGCCTGGCGGCGGCCCTCATCGTGACCAGCCTGGCGCTGATGGACGCCTACCTGGTGGAGCAGAATCCGGGTCCCAGGAGGATCGGCGTTTGGGTCACCGTGCTGGCAGGCGACGCGTGTTTCCTCATCGTGCTGCGATACGTCGCCGTCTGGGCCGGCTCGGAGGTGCACACGACCAGGCGAGGCTACGCCATGATCCTCTGGTTCTTCTACATCTTCATCCTGGAGATCAAGGTCTACTTTGTGTTTCAGAACTACAAGTCCCAGGACGCAACTGCAGACGCAGAGGTGATGGATGCGGGCGTGTCCAGCAGGGCTCTGACCCTGCTGCTGTCCGTCTGCATGCCCGTCGTGTTCTTAACGCTGGCAGCGATCGACCATTTGGAGTATCTGCAGCCGTataggagacgagaggagatcAGGAGTCGTCTCTTCTGGGTGGTGGTGGACCTGCTGGACCTGGTGGATGTTCAGGCCAACCTGTGGGAGCTCCAGAGGGGAGGGCTCCCCCTGTGGGTGGAGGCACTGATCTTCTTCTACTGCTACATCCTCCTGCTGGTGCTGCCCTGCATCTCCCTGAGCGAGATCAGCATGCAGGGCGTGAACATCGTCCCGCACAAAATGATGCTCTACCCGGTGCTCAGCCTGACCACCGTCAACGTCACCACCCTGCTGA CGGGAGGAAATCTGCTGGTTTACGGGGACGTCAGCGTGTCTGCGATCATGATGGGGAAGAATGTGGCCGCCATAGTTGTGAAGAGCTGCAGTCTGGTGCAGTACAGGAAGCAGCCGGGTTCTCCGCCTGCAGATCGGAGAGCCGAGATGAGGAACAACTCTCTGGTCCGAGTTCAGATATCAAACACGCAGCCGGCGGTGCTGCCCAGAGTCGTGATCGAGGACTTCACCACCATAccggaagaggaggaggaggaggaggaggagagagatgacagaTGTGAGCAAACAAGACAAGATGAAGGCAGCAGGAAACCAAACAACCCTCCACAATGA